From a region of the Desulfuromonas sp. KJ2020 genome:
- a CDS encoding efflux RND transporter periplasmic adaptor subunit produces the protein MSKRNMKSPLIALLLIVALGGGYFWGRSGGHDDHDHETTTETAAGEKVQYTCGMHPFIIQDEPGICPICAMDLTPLKPGTGGGSQAASGPAKIIHWASPMDPTYVRDEPGQDYMGHDLVPVYEDGAGGSAISIDPVTTQNMGVRTATVTRGDLHREVRTVGRISYEESSQYAVNSKIGGWIERLYVNQTGQLVQKGQPLLEIYSPELVAAQQEYLLALRHQAELAKSPVADLGAGGDRLLRAARQRLSYWDISARQIEQLEMSGEIRKTLTLYAPVSGIVSDKKAVEGMSLKPGMELMQLTDLSRIWVLADLYEYQLPWVKEGQTVTVEVPHAGNRTLTGQIAYIYPTVDPKSRTVQVRIELPNPGLELKPEMFVNVRLHTQASKDVLLIPVDAILTSGTRQHVFVALGEGRFEPREVQTGIQGEDGQVQILTGLQQGEQVVTSAQFMLDSESKLREAIQKMMAPKAPASPAAXPTEHPEEDLEDLF, from the coding sequence ATGAGCAAAAGAAATATGAAGTCTCCCCTGATCGCCCTGCTGCTGATCGTCGCTCTCGGCGGCGGCTATTTCTGGGGGCGCTCCGGCGGCCACGACGACCATGACCACGAGACGACGACGGAGACGGCCGCCGGGGAAAAGGTGCAGTACACCTGTGGCATGCACCCCTTCATCATCCAGGATGAGCCGGGCATTTGCCCCATCTGCGCCATGGATCTGACCCCCCTCAAGCCCGGCACGGGCGGCGGCTCGCAAGCTGCGAGCGGCCCGGCCAAGATCATCCACTGGGCCTCGCCCATGGATCCAACCTATGTCCGCGACGAGCCCGGCCAAGACTATATGGGGCACGATCTCGTTCCCGTCTATGAGGACGGCGCCGGCGGCAGCGCCATCTCCATCGACCCCGTCACCACCCAGAACATGGGGGTGCGCACCGCCACCGTCACCCGCGGCGACCTGCACCGCGAGGTGCGCACCGTCGGCCGCATCAGCTATGAGGAATCGTCCCAGTACGCCGTCAACAGCAAGATTGGTGGCTGGATCGAACGCCTGTACGTCAACCAGACGGGACAGCTGGTACAAAAGGGACAGCCGCTCCTCGAGATTTACAGCCCCGAGCTGGTCGCCGCCCAGCAGGAGTACCTGCTGGCCCTACGCCACCAGGCCGAGCTGGCAAAAAGCCCTGTCGCCGACCTCGGCGCTGGCGGCGACCGCCTGCTGCGCGCCGCCCGTCAGCGGCTAAGCTACTGGGACATCAGTGCCCGCCAGATCGAGCAGCTGGAAATGAGCGGCGAGATCCGTAAGACCCTGACGCTGTATGCGCCGGTCAGCGGCATTGTCAGCGACAAGAAAGCCGTCGAAGGGATGAGCCTGAAGCCGGGGATGGAGCTGATGCAGCTAACCGACTTGAGCCGCATCTGGGTATTGGCCGACCTCTACGAGTACCAGCTCCCCTGGGTGAAAGAGGGGCAGACGGTCACGGTGGAGGTCCCTCACGCCGGTAACCGCACGCTGACTGGCCAGATTGCCTACATCTACCCCACCGTCGATCCCAAGAGCCGCACCGTACAGGTACGCATCGAGCTGCCCAACCCCGGCCTGGAGCTGAAGCCGGAAATGTTTGTCAACGTGCGCCTGCACACCCAGGCCTCCAAGGACGTCCTCCTCATCCCCGTCGATGCCATCCTCACCTCCGGCACCCGGCAGCATGTCTTCGTCGCCCTCGGCGAGGGCCGCTTCGAGCCGCGCGAGGTGCAGACGGGAATCCAGGGGGAAGACGGCCAGGTGCAGATTCTCACCGGCCTCCAGCAGGGAGAGCAGGTCGTCACCTCGGCCCAGTTCATGCTCGACTCGGAGAGCAAGCTGCGCGAGGCCATCCAGAAGATGATGGCCCCCAAGGCCCCCGCCAGCCCGGCGGCGCMGCCCACCGAGCACCCTGAGGAAGACCTGGAGGACCTGTTCTAG
- a CDS encoding TolC family protein, translated as MATWVNRQLLTGMVLFLLLLGTRAWGTDPPAPDLPALVQEAVSRNPSIEASEAQWQTFLAKAQQAGSFDDPMLMLGINNGLVNDPFAFDQDGMTSKVIGLSQKLPFFGKRALAREAASLEAVSAQARHEERKLALAALVKEVYARLFLVDKAQDILTRNLQVMETVIRAAETRYGVGEGRQQDVLRAQVERSRLLEAQIGLDQQRRSLQANLNRLLARPADTPIGPIADLDTPPVPYGADELRRLAEEKRPLLAGLTAQIDKGKAEEALAQKAFYPDFTLSLEYMQREPAMGGEGDDMYSAAVSFNLPVWRERRQARVAEAQAQKATAQAELHDLRNAIDGGIADLLAKLDRAGRLLDLYRGGILPQSTHAFESAQIAYSNNQVDFSRMLNSLTTLFNDERQLYQTMADYRLNLAQLEALVGTDLTK; from the coding sequence ATGGCGACATGGGTGAATCGACAGCTTTTGACCGGAATGGTTCTCTTTTTGCTCCTGTTGGGGACAAGGGCCTGGGGCACCGACCCACCGGCGCCTGATCTGCCTGCCCTGGTGCAGGAGGCGGTCAGCCGCAACCCTTCCATCGAAGCCTCCGAGGCCCAGTGGCAGACCTTTTTAGCAAAAGCCCAGCAGGCCGGCAGCTTTGATGACCCCATGCTGATGCTGGGGATCAACAACGGCCTGGTGAACGATCCCTTCGCCTTTGATCAGGATGGCATGACCTCCAAGGTGATCGGCCTCAGCCAAAAACTCCCCTTCTTTGGCAAACGCGCGCTGGCCCGGGAAGCCGCCAGTCTGGAAGCAGTCTCTGCCCAGGCTCGCCATGAGGAGCGCAAGCTGGCCCTGGCCGCTCTGGTGAAAGAAGTCTATGCCCGCCTCTTTCTGGTCGACAAGGCTCAGGATATCCTGACCCGCAATCTCCAGGTGATGGAGACGGTGATTCGGGCCGCCGAAACCCGCTACGGCGTCGGTGAAGGGCGCCAGCAGGATGTGCTTCGGGCCCAGGTGGAGCGCTCCCGTCTGCTGGAAGCGCAGATTGGCCTCGACCAGCAGCGTCGCAGCCTGCAGGCGAACCTCAACCGCCTCCTCGCCCGCCCCGCCGACACCCCCATCGGACCCATCGCCGACCTCGACACCCCGCCCGTGCCCTATGGAGCCGACGAACTCCGACGATTGGCCGAGGAAAAGCGGCCTCTTCTCGCCGGTCTGACCGCGCAGATCGACAAGGGCAAGGCGGAGGAGGCTCTGGCCCAAAAGGCTTTCTACCCCGACTTCACCCTTTCCCTCGAATACATGCAGCGCGAACCCGCCATGGGCGGCGAGGGAGACGACATGTACAGCGCCGCCGTCTCCTTCAATCTGCCCGTCTGGCGCGAGCGCCGACAGGCTCGGGTAGCCGAGGCCCAGGCCCAGAAGGCCACGGCTCAGGCCGAACTGCATGACTTGCGCAACGCCATCGACGGGGGCATTGCCGACCTGCTCGCCAAGCTCGATCGTGCCGGCCGTCTGCTGGACCTCTACCGTGGCGGCATTCTCCCCCAATCGACCCACGCCTTTGAATCAGCCCAGATCGCCTACAGCAACAACCAGGTCGATTTTTCCCGGATGCTCAACAGCCTGACCACCCTGTTCAACGATGAACGTCAACTTTATCAGACCATGGCCGACTACCGCCTGAACCTGGCCCAGCTCGAAGCCCTGGTCGGTACGGATTTAACAAAATAA
- a CDS encoding AI-2E family transporter, translating into MPDQKDNQPKELPWLEKLTFLLMLGLVTILFLVLLKPFFGAIFWACIIGLIFYPLYRRLLAAWGERSNLAALATLTAGVLIGIVPTLFVFGSFLQEGASLYQRLQNGDLDFAQYIQRIREAFPVIQNFLERLNLDLNPLQEQLSGAALAASRFLAQNAVQFGQDTLQFFVSLGLMLYVAFFLLRDGQQLVEMLVRALPLGDERERLLFAKFAEVARATVKGNLVVAVVQGSLGGIIFAILGIPGALLWGVVMTLLSLIPVVGAGLIWAPVAIYLFAIGDWVQGLILTAFGVGVIGLVDNILRPILVGRDTKLPDYIVLLSTLGGFAVFGMNGFVVGPLIAALFVAFWEIFVREFNSPATPPTD; encoded by the coding sequence ATGCCTGACCAAAAAGACAATCAGCCCAAGGAGTTGCCCTGGCTCGAAAAGTTGACCTTTCTTTTGATGCTGGGGCTGGTGACGATTCTGTTTCTCGTGCTGCTCAAGCCTTTTTTCGGGGCGATCTTCTGGGCTTGTATCATCGGCCTGATTTTCTATCCCCTCTACCGGCGCCTGCTGGCCGCCTGGGGAGAGCGAAGCAATCTGGCCGCGCTGGCGACTTTGACTGCCGGAGTCCTCATCGGCATTGTCCCGACCCTCTTCGTCTTTGGCTCATTTCTGCAGGAGGGCGCCAGTCTGTACCAGCGCCTGCAGAACGGCGACCTGGATTTCGCCCAATATATTCAACGTATTCGGGAGGCCTTTCCCGTTATTCAGAATTTTCTCGAACGCCTGAATCTCGACCTGAACCCCCTGCAGGAACAGTTGTCGGGGGCAGCGCTGGCGGCCAGTCGCTTTCTCGCCCAGAACGCCGTACAGTTTGGCCAGGATACCCTGCAGTTTTTCGTCAGCCTCGGCCTCATGCTCTATGTCGCTTTTTTCCTGCTGCGGGATGGGCAGCAGTTGGTCGAAATGCTGGTGCGCGCCCTTCCTCTGGGGGATGAACGGGAGCGTCTTCTTTTCGCAAAATTTGCCGAAGTGGCCCGGGCCACCGTCAAAGGCAACCTCGTTGTCGCCGTGGTACAGGGTAGTCTGGGGGGTATTATCTTCGCCATTCTCGGCATTCCCGGCGCCCTGCTCTGGGGCGTGGTGATGACCCTCCTCTCTCTCATCCCCGTAGTGGGCGCTGGCCTCATCTGGGCTCCGGTCGCCATTTACCTCTTCGCCATCGGCGATTGGGTGCAGGGCCTCATTCTCACCGCTTTCGGCGTAGGGGTTATCGGTCTGGTGGACAACATCCTGCGCCCGATTCTGGTGGGGCGTGACACCAAACTGCCCGACTATATCGTCCTGTTGTCGACCCTGGGCGGCTTTGCGGTCTTCGGTATGAACGGCTTCGTCGTCGGCCCGCTGATTGCCGCCCTGTTCGTGGCCTTCTGGGAAATCTTCGTACGCGAGTTCAATTCGCCGGCGACACCCCCTACCGATTAA
- a CDS encoding GtrA family protein — MKLLFSNPRSAPAVEKLLPDLTKYLLVSVFGTLVHYGLMVTLIRQFSAGVLPASTAGAMTGALIIYLLNYFCTFHSRKRHLESVSRFFLVAALGLVINGLVLKAMLGCLGGHYLIAQCLATGAVFGFSFTLNRTWTF, encoded by the coding sequence GTGAAACTTCTATTCAGCAATCCAAGGTCAGCCCCAGCGGTGGAAAAGCTGCTGCCAGACCTGACCAAATACCTTTTGGTCAGTGTTTTTGGCACGTTGGTGCATTACGGTCTCATGGTGACCCTGATCCGGCAATTTTCTGCAGGCGTGTTGCCCGCTTCCACCGCAGGGGCGATGACAGGTGCCCTGATCATTTATCTGCTGAATTATTTCTGCACCTTCCACAGCCGGAAAAGACACCTGGAGTCCGTGTCCAGGTTTTTCCTGGTCGCTGCCCTGGGGCTGGTCATCAACGGACTCGTCTTAAAAGCGATGCTTGGCTGTCTGGGTGGACACTATCTTATCGCCCAGTGTCTTGCCACCGGCGCTGTTTTCGGATTCAGCTTCACCTTAAACCGGACCTGGACATTTTAA